A region of Planococcus sp. MSAK28401 DNA encodes the following proteins:
- the ftsE gene encoding cell division ATP-binding protein FtsE, whose translation MIQMKNVYKKYPNGIVALNGLNVEIAQGEFVYIVGPSGAGKSTFIKMMYREERPSSGQMLVDGKDIAKLKNRKVPFLRRDIGVVFQDFKLLPRLNVYENVAFALEVIEEKPQIIKERVMEVLDMVGLKHKAKMFPRELSGGEQQRVSIARSIVNTPKVMIADEPTGNLDPDTSWDIMNLFEQINSTGTTIIMATHNREIVNKLRHRVIAIEGGLIVRDAAGGDYGYED comes from the coding sequence ATGATACAAATGAAGAATGTTTACAAAAAATATCCGAACGGCATTGTAGCGCTTAACGGATTGAACGTTGAGATTGCACAAGGTGAATTTGTTTATATTGTCGGCCCGAGTGGAGCTGGTAAATCCACGTTCATCAAAATGATGTATCGTGAAGAGCGTCCTTCTTCAGGGCAAATGCTTGTCGATGGAAAAGATATCGCAAAATTAAAGAACCGGAAAGTGCCTTTTCTTCGCCGTGACATCGGCGTAGTATTCCAGGATTTCAAACTACTGCCCCGATTGAACGTGTATGAAAATGTTGCGTTTGCACTCGAAGTCATCGAGGAAAAACCGCAAATTATCAAAGAGCGCGTCATGGAAGTCCTCGACATGGTCGGTCTGAAGCACAAGGCGAAAATGTTCCCGCGTGAATTGTCTGGCGGAGAGCAGCAACGTGTGTCCATCGCCCGTTCGATTGTCAACACACCGAAAGTGATGATTGCCGACGAACCGACAGGAAACCTTGACCCCGATACCTCGTGGGATATCATGAACCTTTTTGAACAGATCAACTCGACAGGGACGACCATCATCATGGCGACCCATAACCGGGAAATCGTCAACAAGTTAAGACATCGCGTCATTGCCATCGAAGGCGGGCTGATTGTGCGCGACGCAGCCGGAGGTGATTACGGCTATGAAGATTAG
- the cccB gene encoding cytochrome c551, giving the protein MKKQLMTVLFGSVLVLGACGGGEETSPEEPADTGGDTETETTTVDAEAVIQQNCISCHGENLEGQGNFPALNDVGSRLSQEEILSVIQNGQGAMPPNIIEGEEAEAVAEYLANQK; this is encoded by the coding sequence ATGAAAAAGCAATTGATGACCGTATTGTTCGGTTCAGTTCTTGTGCTTGGTGCATGCGGCGGCGGGGAAGAAACATCTCCTGAAGAACCAGCTGATACAGGCGGCGATACAGAAACTGAAACAACGACAGTGGATGCAGAAGCAGTCATTCAGCAAAACTGTATTTCATGCCACGGTGAAAACTTAGAAGGCCAGGGCAACTTCCCGGCATTGAATGATGTGGGATCCCGCTTGTCACAAGAAGAAATCCTGTCAGTTATTCAAAATGGCCAAGGCGCTATGCCTCCGAACATCATCGAAGGCGAAGAAGCAGAAGCTGTAGCAGAGTATCTTGCGAACCAAAAATAA
- a CDS encoding YitT family protein, with protein MDYIAVLAGAAIVAISFNVFLLPNEVASGGVSGISTILFGLFEWKPAFVQWAFNIPLFISGIILLGKNFGIKTAVGTVFLPLVVFMTEDWEAWTRDPLLGSLFGGIMVGLGLGIVFRGKASTGGTDLAAQIITKYTGLTLGTSVAIIDGMIVLAAAIVFDIEKGLYALIGLYLTTKTIDLVQVGFSRSKMVYIITNKQVEIRDAIYDEVDRGVTELTATGGYSGNEKPILMVVIPQTEFTRLKQLVKLIDPQAFVIVSDASEVLGEGFKRA; from the coding sequence ATGGATTATATCGCCGTTCTGGCAGGAGCGGCAATTGTCGCCATTTCATTCAACGTGTTCCTATTGCCGAATGAAGTGGCCTCAGGCGGAGTCAGCGGCATCAGTACGATTCTATTCGGCTTGTTCGAATGGAAGCCGGCATTCGTTCAATGGGCATTCAATATTCCGCTGTTTATTTCGGGCATCATTTTGCTTGGAAAAAATTTCGGAATTAAGACAGCGGTCGGTACCGTGTTTTTGCCGCTCGTCGTGTTCATGACGGAAGATTGGGAAGCCTGGACGAGAGATCCGCTGCTCGGCTCGCTGTTTGGCGGCATCATGGTCGGTCTCGGGCTAGGAATCGTGTTCCGCGGGAAAGCATCGACTGGCGGAACCGATCTTGCAGCGCAGATCATCACCAAATACACCGGCCTCACTCTCGGTACAAGCGTTGCGATCATCGACGGCATGATCGTGTTGGCAGCAGCCATCGTTTTTGATATCGAAAAAGGCTTGTATGCATTGATCGGATTGTATCTGACGACCAAAACCATCGATTTGGTGCAGGTCGGATTCAGCCGTTCGAAGATGGTATACATCATCACGAACAAGCAAGTGGAAATCCGGGATGCCATTTACGATGAAGTCGATCGAGGCGTTACGGAATTAACAGCGACGGGCGGCTACTCCGGAAATGAAAAGCCGATTTTGATGGTCGTGATTCCTCAGACAGAATTTACAAGACTAAAACAATTGGTTAAATTGATCGATCCGCAAGCTTTTGTTATCGTATCCGACGCTTCCGAAGTTCTTGGGGAAGGTTTCAAACGTGCCTAA
- a CDS encoding cation:proton antiporter yields MMTHQLLVLLMIGYIVYTIDIKKNFFPVPVVLVAIGLGLSFIPYFDGFNISKEIIFNVFLPAMLFTSAYQFPLKQLKQNIGIIVSLSTIGLILTVALLGLSIYFAGGIFTSLTITAAFLLAAILTPTDPVSVTAILKESSGAEQIADVVEGESMINDGTSIVFFTIFLTMYQTGNGFSLGKFVSELLLVSIGGVVLGIAIGWLMSRTIRFTQDKKYQVMLSVIGAYGAFYIGEAIGVSGVLATVAAGVFVAYEMGRSIKEDTLPQSLNGFWDIVTPILLAVLFLLIGIRGAEYLAFSGWWFAIVIFLLTIIVRFIVIALFIYGVPKWRDEFKNDFSTITLTTWSGIKGAMSIALLLWLEETASGQDQVLISLAFAVILLSLAIQSIGIYPLSKVLKKIQ; encoded by the coding sequence ATGATGACGCATCAATTATTGGTCTTGCTGATGATTGGCTATATCGTTTATACAATCGATATCAAAAAGAATTTTTTTCCGGTTCCGGTCGTGTTGGTAGCAATTGGTTTGGGGCTTTCGTTTATTCCGTATTTCGACGGATTTAATATCTCAAAAGAAATTATCTTCAATGTTTTTTTACCGGCAATGTTGTTTACCTCGGCTTATCAATTTCCATTAAAGCAGCTAAAGCAAAACATCGGCATTATTGTCAGTTTGAGCACGATTGGACTGATCCTCACCGTTGCTCTGCTCGGCTTGTCCATCTATTTCGCAGGCGGGATATTTACCAGCCTGACCATCACGGCGGCTTTCTTGCTAGCGGCGATCCTGACACCGACCGATCCGGTATCGGTGACCGCTATTTTGAAAGAAAGCAGCGGTGCAGAACAGATTGCTGATGTCGTGGAAGGGGAGTCAATGATCAATGATGGGACGAGCATCGTCTTTTTCACGATTTTCCTGACGATGTATCAAACCGGAAACGGATTTTCATTGGGCAAATTTGTCTCGGAATTGTTGCTCGTTTCGATTGGGGGCGTCGTTCTCGGGATTGCTATAGGTTGGTTGATGAGCAGAACGATCCGCTTTACCCAAGATAAAAAATACCAAGTCATGCTGAGTGTCATCGGAGCTTACGGTGCTTTTTATATAGGGGAAGCGATCGGGGTGTCCGGGGTTCTTGCCACAGTGGCAGCCGGAGTATTCGTCGCTTATGAAATGGGAAGAAGCATTAAGGAAGATACACTCCCACAGTCATTGAACGGCTTTTGGGATATTGTTACACCGATTTTATTGGCGGTGCTGTTTTTGTTAATCGGCATACGCGGTGCAGAGTATCTGGCATTTTCAGGCTGGTGGTTCGCAATAGTCATTTTCCTATTGACCATCATCGTCCGTTTCATCGTTATCGCGCTGTTCATTTACGGGGTGCCTAAATGGCGGGATGAATTCAAAAATGATTTCTCGACAATCACGTTAACTACATGGTCAGGAATCAAGGGCGCCATGTCCATTGCACTGTTGCTGTGGCTCGAAGAAACGGCCTCCGGGCAAGACCAAGTGCTGATTTCCCTGGCATTTGCGGTAATTCTACTTTCCCTCGCCATTCAAAGCATCGGCATTTACCCACTGTCAAAAGTATTAAAAAAAATTCAATAG
- the prfB gene encoding peptide chain release factor 2 (programmed frameshift), whose amino-acid sequence MELADIRNELDKTAEKLADFRGSLDLENKEARIQELDERMIDPNFWNNQEEAQVVISEVNALKDTVNRYRKFEEDQENMEMTLELLREEPDEELHEEVSGELKQFLKDLNAFELELLLSEEYDKNNAILELHPGAGGTESQDWCSMLLRMYTRWAEKRGFKVETLDYLAGDEAGVKSVTLGIKGHNAYGYLKAEKGVHRLVRISPFDSSGRRHTSFVSCEVMPEFTGEIEIDIRTEDLKVDTYRASGAGGQHINTTDSAVRITHLPTGAVVTCQQERSQIKNREKAMQMLKAKLYALKIEEQEKELLEIRGEQKEIGWGSQIRSYVFHPYSMVKDHRTNYETGNLQAVMDGDLDGFIHAMLRSKMQQAE is encoded by the exons ATGGAATTAGCGGATATTCGCAACGAGCTCGACAAAACAGCCGAAAAACTGGCGGACTTCAGGGGGTCTCTT GACTTAGAAAACAAAGAGGCACGTATACAGGAATTGGACGAGAGAATGATCGACCCAAATTTCTGGAATAACCAAGAAGAAGCGCAAGTGGTCATTTCCGAAGTGAATGCATTAAAAGATACAGTCAATCGTTACCGCAAGTTCGAAGAAGATCAAGAGAATATGGAAATGACACTCGAACTTTTACGCGAAGAGCCGGACGAAGAACTTCACGAAGAAGTGAGCGGGGAGCTGAAGCAGTTTCTTAAAGACTTGAACGCTTTCGAGTTGGAGCTTCTGTTAAGCGAAGAGTACGATAAAAACAATGCCATATTGGAATTGCACCCAGGTGCTGGCGGAACAGAATCCCAGGATTGGTGTTCGATGCTTTTGCGCATGTATACGCGCTGGGCTGAAAAACGCGGATTCAAAGTGGAGACTTTGGATTATCTAGCGGGAGACGAGGCCGGCGTTAAATCGGTGACACTCGGCATCAAAGGACATAACGCATACGGTTACTTGAAAGCTGAAAAAGGCGTCCATCGCTTGGTCCGCATTTCGCCGTTCGACTCTTCTGGCCGCCGCCACACATCGTTTGTATCGTGTGAAGTGATGCCGGAATTTACCGGCGAAATCGAAATCGATATCCGCACCGAAGATCTGAAAGTCGATACTTACCGTGCAAGCGGCGCTGGTGGACAGCACATCAATACGACAGACTCCGCTGTCCGGATTACCCACTTGCCGACAGGTGCTGTAGTGACATGCCAACAGGAACGTTCGCAAATTAAAAACCGTGAAAAAGCAATGCAAATGCTGAAAGCGAAACTCTATGCATTAAAGATCGAAGAGCAGGAAAAGGAATTGCTGGAAATCCGCGGCGAACAGAAAGAAATCGGCTGGGGCAGCCAAATCCGTTCTTACGTTTTCCACCCGTATTCCATGGTCAAAGACCACCGGACAAATTATGAAACAGGAAACCTCCAGGCTGTCATGGATGGCGACCTGGATGGGTTCATTCATGCGATGCTGCGTTCGAAAATGCAACAAGCTGAATAA